The window ATCGCTTCCGGGGCAGACAGGATAAAAGCCCATGGCCGAGAAGACAAACCAGGCCGATGTCTGTCCATTGTCCTCATCCCCGCAATAACCGTCGGGTGCCGAAGTGTAGAGCTTATCCATCACCTCACGGGCCCAGTATTGCGTCTTCCAGGGTTCGCCGGCGTAGTTGTAGAGATATACCATATGTTGAATGGGCTGGTTTCCATGAGCATACTGTCCCATGTTCATGATCTGCATCTCCCGGATCTCATGTATTGGAAAACCGTAATAGCTGTCGTCGAAAACCGGCGGCATCTTGAATACCGAATCGAGCATGTTTACAAACACCCGTTTCCCCCCCATCAGGTCAATCAGCCCCTGCGGGTCGTGGAAAACCGACCAGGTGTAGTGCCAGCTGTTGCCCTCGGTAAAGGCGTCACCCCATTTGGTGGGACTGAAGGGCGACTGGAACGTGCCATCCTTGTTCTTTCCCCTCATCAGGTTGTACTCGGGTGAGAAGAGATTTCTGTAGTTCTGGCTCCGTTTTGCAAAGAGGTCGATCTCTTCCTTGGGACGGTTCAACGCTTTGGCCAGACGATATATGGTCCAGTCGGCATAGGCATACTCCAAGGTTCGCGCCGCATTCTCATTGATCTTTACATCGTAAGGGACATAACCGAGGGTATTGTAATATTCGTGACCTAGCCTACCGGTAGAAGAGACTTCGGGATGAACGTTCTTCGTTCCGTGAATCATTGCCTCATAGAGCGTCTCGATATCGTAACCCCGTAATCCTTTCAGGTAAGCGTCAGCCACGATCGAAGCCGAGTTGTTTCCGATCATGCACCCCCGGTGTCCGGGGCTGGCCCATTCGGGCAGAAAGCCGCTCTCCTTGTAGGTGTTGACCAGCCCCTCCTGTATCTCCCGGTTTACCGACGGATAGATCAGGTTGAGCAGCGGAAAGAGGGAGCGGAAGGTATCCCAGAAGCCTGTATCGGTATACATGTATCCGGGAAGCACCTGACCGTTGTAGGGACTATAGTGAACCACTTTCCCCTGGGCATCGATCTCGTAGAACTTGCGGGGAAAGAGTGTGGAACGGTAGAGGGTGGAATAGAAGGTCCGTTTATTGTCGATATTGCTGTCCTCGATCTCGATCCTGCCCAGCACATCGTTCCATGCTTGGCGTCCTTCTTCCACAACCGATTCGAAACTTTTCGATTCCACCTCTTTCAAGTTTTGCCATGCCTGGTCGTAACTGATAAATGATGATGCAACACGTGCAACAATCTGTTCACCGCGCTTTGTCTGGAACTTGACAATCGCTCCGGAATGATTGCTGTGCGATTGATCCGCTTTTCCTTTCAATACGGCGCCATCCCTTACGTCGAAAGATGTCTGGAACGGCTTATCGAAAACAATTACGAAGTAGTTTTTGAAATTTTCGGGAACCCCGCCGCTATTTCGGGTAGTATAGCCGATAACTGCATTCTTTTCTGGAATAATCTCCACCGAAGATCCTTTATCGAAAGCATCGATAATCAGGTTTGCATCCGCGGTTTCAGGGTAGGTGAAACGGAAAATGGCCGCACGTTCAGTGGGTGTGATTTCGGTGGTCACATCATGATCGGCCAGATAGACGCTGTAGTAGTAGGGCCTGGCAATCTCAGCCTTGTGCGAAAACCAGCTGGCACGCTCATCTTCGGCAAAAACTGTCTTGCCGACAACCGGCATGATCGAGAACTGTCCGTAATCGTTTATCCAGGGACTCGGCTGATGCGTTTGCTTGAATCCTCGAATCTTGTCGGCATCGTAACGGTAGACCCAGCCATCACCCATCTTTCCGGTCTGTGGTGTCCAGAAATTCATTCCCCAGGGGCGGGCGATGGCAGGATAGGTGTTGCCATTGGAAAGTTCAAACTTGGACTGGGTTCCAACCAGGATACTTACATAATCAACCGGCTCGGACCTGTCCTGAGCGACTGCTAGACAAACACTCAATAACAGGAAGAAAAACAGTGATTTGATTTTCATCATTCTCTCTTTTTTAGGTTAGCAGATTAATAAATCCATCTTATTCTCTTTCTCCAACTTGAGGATCAATTCACCAAATAGCGTGTTTACCCACGCAAACCACGATCGTGTAAATTTGGCGGGATTGTTCTTGTGAAAAGATTCATGCATAAATCCGGTGTCGGCATCGGTATCTCGCAGCATCCGGATACAATGCCGGATTTCATCGTCACTACGGCTTGTCATCGCCCTCAGGATAATACTCATGGGCCAGATCATATCGTAACCTACATGCGGTCCCCCTATCCCCTCGCCAGCCGTTCCGCTGAAGAAATAGGGATTGTCCTTGCTCAGGACATAGTTTCGGGTGTTGCGGTAGATTGCATCATCGGCAGAAGCTCCACACAGGTAAGGGATAGCCAGCAAACTGGGAACATTGGCATCGTCCATCAGGTAATAATTCCCAAATCCATCCACCTCAAAAGCGTAGATCTCCCCATGATTGGGATGATGAGTAACTGCATATTTTCTGATCGCTGCCTCCACTTCATCGGCGAGCGACTTGCACTCCTGGGCAAATCGGGTATCAGCGGTTACCAGACCGGAGATCTCCTCCAACTGTCTCAGTGAGGTTACGGCAAACATATTGGATGGGATAAGGAACCCGAATGTCGTGGCATCATCCGAAGGACGGAACGAAGATACGATCAGTCCTACGGGGTTCACCGGATTTCCCATCCCACCGTTGTTGAGGGTATCCAGTTGACGGTCCGTAACGCGCAGAAAACTGTATGGCCCGTGATTCTCTTTTCGCTGTTGCTCCTTGAAGGTTTTCAGCACGGAAACCATGGCCTTCTGCCAATCGCCGTCGAAAACTGAGCGGTCGTTGGTCAGCTTCCAGTAGTGATACGCCAGCCGAATAGGATAGCAGAGCGAGTCGATCTCCCATTTGCGTTCATGTACCTCCGGTTTCATATCGGTCTTATCCGTTATCCATTCACCTTTGGGATTGGGCTCCGGGTAAAAGGCATTCGCATAGGGGTCGATCAGGATGCATTGTGTCTGACGACGGATAACACCGGCAATCATCTGCCTGAGCCGGTCATCATCCTTCATCAGTGGAAGGTATGGCCAGACCTGTGCAGAGGAGTCACGAAGCCACATGGCATCGATATCACCTGTAATCACAAAGGTATCCGGCATCCCATCTCTCACCGAGAAGTTGACGGTAGTGTCCAACGTATTGGGAAAACAGTTTTCGAACATCCAGGCCAGTTTCTCATCCTTGATCTTCGGTTTAACCCTTGCTATGGTAGCCTCCACTGCCTTGGAAACAAATTTCCTTTCGGAGACAGGTGGTCGTTTCGACACATATTTTGCCGACCGGACCGTTCTGTCATTTCTCTCCACTGCCCACGAGGGAGTTACAGCCATTGCCGTGAACCCAAGGGCACTCTTCTTTATAAATTCTCTTCTTGATGTCATCTCTATATTTTAATTGGTTGTTACAATATCGGCTATCTCCGCAAACAGTTCAATCATGCATGCATTATCGAGCAACCATTTATGGCGTTGATCCGAACGTCTATTCCACTCTTTTCCAAGCAGATTATTCTCATCTAAGGAATGGGCCCATGCGAAATGGGCATTATCAATCATCAACTGGACATACCGCTTCTCCCCATCCTCAAGGTAAAGCGCCTTCAATCCCCTGAAAAGTATCACGTTAAACCAAGGAGAATCTGGGTAGAAGAGCTGATCACCTTTTACGGTGGGCTCCATTGTTGTAAAGTGACGGTAAACTCCCGATGCTGTCTTCCGGGCATCTTCCAGATAGGTGCTGTTGCCGGTTATCCGGTAGAGCAGCACTCCCGCCTCAATCATCTCCCCACTGTTGTAGGTATACTTCCGCTTATCGGTCTTCCCGTCAAGTGAAACATTATCCCAGTAAACATGGTCGGAAGGATCGAGCAGGTTCTTTTTTGTCCAACGGTAGGTCTCCACTGCACGTAACAGGAACTCCTCCTTACCGGTCAAGCTGTACAACCTGGCGCAAAGTACTGCCGACGGTGCATTGGAACATGTATTCTTGCTTCCTCTGTTTTGCTCGCACCAGTAGATTCCACCACCGAGGTTATCGTCCCATCCGCTGTATACAAACTCATATATCTCCAGCGCCTTGTCGAGATATTTCCTGTTTTGGGTGGCACCATATAGCGTACAGAAGTCGAGAGCCAGCCATACATTATCGTCATAGAAGCGGTCACTATGTCCCGCAAATAGGGGATAGGACTGATACCCTACGGGTTGTCTCGTTGTATCGCGGTACTTCTCCAACCCGGGCAGCAGTCGCTCTTCCAGCAGATCGAGGTATCTCTTCTCCTGCGTATTGGCATAGAGTGCAACCACTCCGGAGAGGAGGCCCGAATAGGGCCAAAGGAAGGAGACCTCCTGATGCTGTCTCTGCACGCTTCCTTCCGCCAGATAATTCACTTTATGGTCGGGATTTACCGGATAGGTTTCCGATAACAGTCCATGTTCGGGCACATCATAAAGGTGCAATATATTGTCGAGGATATTGCCGGCTATCTCCATTTCATTTCCTATCCCCAAAACACGCCCTCCTTGGGGAGAGGCATGGGTTGTGAAGAGTAACAGGGTAGATAAGACAAGGAGAGAGAGCGGCGTACTTTTGCCAACCATCAGATATTGAATTTGAAATAAAGTTGTTGGAAACAGTTACTAAAAATCGATAGGGAGTTTCTTGCGAAAAGCCTCTTTAAAACACATCAGCGTTTCGGTTCTGGCCAGTCCCAACGGTTGAAGCTGATTGTGAATAATGCGGAGCAGGTCCTTGTTGTTCTTTGCAAAAACCTTGATCAACAGGTCGTACTGACCAGTGGTATAATAGCACTCCACCACTTCGGGAATCTTCTCCAGCTCTTTCACTACACCATCGAAGGAGGAGGGAGAGACCAGAAATAATCCTACATAAGCACAAGTTTCGTAACCGATCTTCTCCGAATCGAGAATAAATTCCGACCCTTTGATAACGCCCAGGTTGATCAGTTTCTGTACACGTTGGTGAATAGCTGCTCCGGAAACGCCACACTCGCGGGCAACTTCAAGGAAAGGGGTTCGCGCATTGTTTACAATCAGTTTCAGGATCTTTGCATCCAGCTCGTCTAAATCGTGATAAGCCATTGGTTTACTTTTAATTTATTATAAAAAGGGATATTTTTTGGTTCTATATGATATTGTATGGGTAAATTAAAATTGAATTAACTTTGTGGAATGAATTCAATAGCACTTTTCACTTTAGCATTAGGTTTGGAAAAACCGTGGATCATTACCAAAATAGATATTGATCCAAGCATATCACAGTTGGATATCCACATAGACTTTGAGCGAGGCTCAAAGTTTTTAATGCCCGACGGAGCTTATTATACAGCTTATGACAGTAGCGATCATACATGGCAACATCTGAATTTTTTCCAGTATCGCTGCTATTTGCATGCGCGCATACCCCGGGTAAAACAATCTGACGGCAAGACGGAGGTTCAAAGTGTACCTTGGGCACGAAAAGGAAGTGGTTTCACTTTATTGTTTGAAGCGTTCTCTATGTTGCTGATAGAGAAAGAAATGCCTGTAAGCAGCGTTGCTTCCACGTTAAAGGTTTACGCACAACGTATCTGGGGAATTTTCAATTATTGGGTAGAACGTGCACATAAAAAAGATATCCCTGAAAACTTAACTCAAATCGGTTTTGATGAAACTTCACAGAAGAAGGGGCATAACTACATCACACATTTGGTCGATTTGAACGAACGGCGTGTACTTTACGCCTGTCAGGGCAAAGGTTCTGATTGTATCGAAGAGAGCGTAAAGTATTTAGAAAGCAAACATGTAGATACCACTCAAATCGAAGATGTTTGTATAGATATGTCACCCTCTTTTATCGCGGGTTGCACAGCGTATCTTCCAGAGAGTCAAATAACATTTGATAAGTTTCACGTGGTAAAAGAGGTCAATAAGGCGATGGATGAACTCCGTAAATTAGAACGAACAGGAAATGAGCTGCTGAAAGGACATAAGTATACTTTTCTGAAAAAGAAATTGAGCGACAAACTACAAACAGAGAAGGATATACTACTCGAGATGTATCCAAAGCTAGGGCAGGGATATTGGCTTAAAGAAATGTTTGAGGACTTTTGGCAGATAAAGGACACGGAAGAAGCAGAAAGCTATTTGGCCTTTTGGTGTGACTTTGCCATGGAATCTAAAATACAACCTTTTATCCGATTGGTAAATACCATTAAAGCCCACTGGAGAGGCATTGTGAGATATATAAAGAGTAAAATCTCAAATGGCATACTCGAAGGAATAAACTCAAAAATTCAATTGGCTAAAAAAAGAGCAAGGGGTTATAGAAACTCCCGGAATTTTATTAACATGATTTACTTTACCTGTGGCAAACTCAAATTTGACTACCCACAGTATTTCATATAGAACCTATTTTTTCTACAAATATATAAAAAAACAGCATTCTGTTAGCAATAAACGTACAAATTATTACTATTTAAGGGTGTCAATAACAATAAATGCGAATAGCGACGAGCTGGTCAGCAGCGCCTTGTCGTCAATGAGAAAGGTGGAGGAGTGGAGCTTCCCGCAGAGACCGTTTGCCGGGGCCACACCGAACCGGTAGAAGCAACAGGGAAACCGTTGCGAGAAAAAGCCGAAATCTTCTGCGGTCATGCGGACCGGATATGTTGCAACGGCGGCTTCACCCAAAAAGTCGACAGCCTGCAGACGAACCTTTTCCGTGATGTCGGGATGGCTCACCGTACACGGGTAACCTCCAGGTATGACAACCTCGGAGGTGCATCCGTAAGCGGCGGCAACCGAATCGATAATTTGCGGAATGGCACCGAGCATCCGTCGACGCTCGTTTTCGTCCATGCATCTGAGCGAACCGGCAAGTATGACCTCCGAGGGGATAACGTTGGTTGCGCCGTCGGCAATGAACTTTCCGAAGGAGAGTGTCATCGGCTGGAAAGGATCCCTGCGCCGGCTCACCACCTGCTGCAGGGCAATAATGACATTCGACGCCGCCAGCACGGTGTCGTTCAGTTCGTGCGGCAACGCACCATGCCCTCCCTGCCCTTTTATCCTGATGTGAACCTCATCGGCCGAAGCCATCACGGTTCCGGTCTGGAAGGCAACCATGCCTGCAGGCAGATCCACATAGGCGTGTTGCTTCACCACGAGGTCGGGTTTAAAGTCACAAAACAGGCCATCATCCAGCATCAGTGATGCTCCGCCTGGCGACCGCTCCTCTCCGGGTTGAAACACAAAGAGTGCAGTGCCGGAGAACTCGCCGCGCAGCCGGTGTACCATCTTGACTGTTCCCATCAGCGATGCGGTGTGGGAGTCGTGACCGCAGGCATGCATTACCCCTTCGGTAAGCGACCGGTATGGCACATCGTTTCTCTCATGCACCGGCAGTGCGTCCATATCGGCAACCAGGGCGATGCAGCCTCCGCCGTCTCCTGATTTTTCACCGGTAACCCAGGCCAGAATCCCGTTCCCGCCGATATGACTCCGGTAGGGAATCTTTTCGGCATCGAGGAACTCCATTATATATCTTGCCGTATTCTCTTCGTGGAACGAGAGCTCGGGGTGTTGGTGCAGATAACGGTAGTGACGGACGATCTCGGGGAAGAGACCATCGACAAGCTGACGGATGTTCTGATGGATATTCACTAAACTACGATAATTTATGGATCACGAGTCCCGACCTCAATTTCGGTTCGAACCAGGTGGTTTTGGGTGGCATGATGTTTCCGGAGTCGGCAATATCCATCAACTGTTTCATTGAGACAGGATAGAGTGCAATGGCCAGGGCCATCTCTCCACTATCGACCCGCCTTTTCAATTCTCCCAGACCACGGATACCACCCACAAAATCGATCCGCTTATCGGAACGTAGATCCTTGATTCCCAAGATATCATCTAGAATCAGTTGCGAGGTGACCGTCACATCCAGCGCCCCGATGGGATCGTTGTCGTTGTACGTTCCCGGTTTTGCTGTTACACTGAACGAACGGCCGTCGAGGTAGATGGAGAGGTTGTGCAGATGACGGGGTTTAGGTATTTCGGTTCCGGCAGGCTCGACAACAAAATTCTTCTCCAGCTTACGGAGAAACTCGTCGGGCGACAATCCGTTTAGATCCTTCACCACCCGGTTGTAGTCGATAATGGTCAGTTGATTGTCGGGAAAACATACCGCCATGAAGTAGTTGTACTCCTCATCACCCCGGTGATCGGGGTTGTTCCGCGCCTTCTCGGCACCCACCAGCGCTGCGGCGGCAGAGCGGTGGTGACCGTCTGCAATATAGAGGTAGGGAATCGTGGCAAAGATCCCGGTAATCCGGTTGATCTCCTCATCCCCGCCGATCAGCCAGAAATGGTGTCCCACCCCATCCGCCGAAACAAAATCGTACTCCGGCTCCTGAAGGATGATACGGGAAACGATGGCGTCAATCTCCGGATTGTAGGGATAGGCAAAGAAAACCGGCTCGATGTTGGCATCGGTCACACGAACATGCTTCATCCGGTCCTCCTCCTTATCTCGTCGCGTAAGTTCATGTTTTTTGATCCGGCCGTTGATGTAGTCTTCGACGCTTGCTCCCACTACCAGACCGTATTGTGTTTTGCCATTCATGGTCTGCGCGTAGAGGTAATAGATCTCCTTATCGTCCTGAACCAACCAGCCCTTTTCCTGAAACAGCCTGAAGTTTTCGGCTGCTTTCTCATAAACGTCTGCGTCGTGTTCATCTTTTCCGGCAGGAAACTCAATCTCCGGCTTGATGATGCGGTAGAGCGACTTCTCGTTTCCTTCGGCTTCCAGGCGAGCTTCATCGGAGTTCAGCACATCGTACGGACGAGATGCAACCTCCTTTACGAACTGTTTGGGTGGGCGAACCCCCTTGAACGGTTTTATTATTGCCATAATTCAATGAATGAAATTTCGTTTACAGTGCAAAAGTAAAGTTTTTTTACCTACAATGCCATCCGACACGCGGTTAATTTCGAATAAAAGTGGCTATATTTGCGCAGTCAAATCCAACACATTTCCAACATGATTCAAATTCAAGAACAAGCTATCATCGAAGCTGCCGGCAAAGGCATGGATGCTTTCCTTAACCTGTTCACCGATGCCTATCTGGCGGCACTGGACGGCAATGTCACTGCTGAAAACATGGAAAAACTGAACGGTTATCAGCATACACTTCTTGCTTTCCGGTTCTTTACGGATGAAGTGCGTGAAGGTGGGTTTGTGCAGTTGATCCAGAATGGATACGGGGGGTATGTTTTTGATAATCCCACTGCAAAGGCCTTGAAACTGATGGGGGCCAAAAGGCTGTCGAAAATCCTGTACAAGGCCAAGGAGATCTACGACGGGCACCGGAGCGAACTGGAACGCGACACCACCGAAGAGGAATTCATGGCGATGTACGAACAGTTTGAACAGTTCGACGAACTGGAGGAGAAATATATGGAGATCGAGGAAGAAGAGACTTCCATCATCGCCTCATATGTGGATGAGCATATAGAGGATTTTGCCCAGGTTGTAAAGTAATCGGCCCCTGTTTCAAGGCTCTCCACACGTGGCGTTTTTCTCCTCCTCCAGCAACTTTGCAGCTTCACACACCTCGTTGTACCACTCCTCGCCAAACCGGCGGATCAGCGGTTCACGAAGGAATTCATAGATTTTCACCCCTTCACTTCTGCCCAGTTTGACTGCTGGCTTGCATATCGACCAGCGGTTGTAGTTCAAGGCGGTATATTCACCGAGCTTCTGCAGGCGGATGGGATATAGGTGACACGAAACCGGCTTCTGTACCCGAATGCGCCCTTCCCGCCAAGCTCTCTCGATGGAGCATTTGCATGTTCCGTCCGCATCGAAATAGGTAAAGACGCACTCCCTGCCGTTAATGATGGAGGTCACCAGCTCACCGTCGTAGTCGGTATAGGCAATTCCCTGCTCCTCGATAAGGGCTTTGGCCGCAGGCGACAAATCGTCCCAGATCTCCGGCAGTATCGATTGTATCTGTTCAAATTCCTTCCGTTCGAGCGGCGCACCGGAATCACCCTCTACACAACAGGCTCCCTTGCATTTGGTTAGGTTGCAAATAAAATGCTCTTCGAAAATATCGTCCGATAATATAGTGTCTCTAATCTGAATCATGCTTTTGGTCATCTATAAGTCTCTTGAAGCGTAAAAAAATGAAATATGTCAGCACCCCACTTGCAATCATCACCGGAATAGCTCCCCACGTCAGGGGCTTCTTCTCCAGTTGTTCCAGGAAATTGTTCTCTCCACAGAAAAAGGTGATGACGACAACAGAGGCATTGTTAACAAAGTGATAGAGCATGGGCAACCACAGGTTACCCGAATAGAGGAAGAGGTACCCCAAAACCGCCCCCATCAGCAACCGGGGAAAAAAACCGAAAAACTGCAGGTGAATGGCACTGAAAATAAAAGCTGTAACCCATACCGCCAAGTGACCCTTTCTGAACCACCTCTCGAGCAGTTGTTGCAGGGCTCCCCTGAAAAAGATCTCCTCTACAAACGCGGCGGTGGCGGCGACGAGAAACAGGTTCATCAGCAGGTCGATCCAGCTCTCTCCCGACAGAAAAAGGTCGGTAAGCTGCCTGAGGGCATCCTCCATCTGGCGCATCCAGTTCTCCACCCCCCTTAACGCATCGGGAAGCACCATCTGTTCGTTCCAACGGGCTACAACTGCGATGCCGGGATATGAAACCGCAAAAACCAACAATGTGACAAGAAGGGCCAGCGGCAGTTTCCCCGTCCGCTTCAACCCCATCCTCTTCATCGGAGTGCCTCCAATCCACCGGTAGAGAGTATATGCCGGAAGGAACATCACAAGGAGATCCTGAAGAAGAATGGTTAGCCGGTAATACCAGATGGTTCCGGTAAATGCAGGGTATGACATACCGATCATATGGAGGAGCGCTCCCGCCAGAAACGAACCCATCAGGGAGAACAGAAGCAGATAGGCAACCTTTGTCCGCTGCGCACTATGCTCGAGCATTTTTGACATCATTCTAGTTTTCTGGCTGCAAAGATAGTTAAAATTGGGTGAATGCGATGGAGTTATTTTACATTGTTTAAATAATTAACCCTCAAATATTTTTTGCAGTTACCAATATAAAACGTATTTTTGCATCCAATTTCTAAAATTGGTTTTTCTATTTAAACCAATTGATTTTCAAATCGCAACAAACTTTATTAAGCGTAAAACAAACAGTTCAAATGAAGGTAACACTCAACAAAACAGACAATGTAAACGGCATCATAGCCATAGAATTGGAAAAAAACGATTATCAGGAAAACGTTGACAAGTCGCTGAACCAATTCCGTCAAAGAGCCAACATTCCGGGTTTCCGTCCAGGGAGAGTTCCCAAGGGAATCATTCAAAAGATGTACGGGAAATCGATCCTTGCCGACGAGATCAACAAACTGGTAAGCAACGAACTATACAACTATATCAAAGATAACGGACTGAATATTCTGGGTGAGCCGCTGCCAAACGAAGAGGAACAGAAAACGATCGATTTCGACAAGGATGAAAACTTCGAATTCAAGTTCGATATTGCTTTGGCTCCTGAATTTGAACTCCCGCTCAACAAAAGGGACTCGCTGACCTACTACAACGTCAAGGTTGAAGATGATCTGCTCGACAAGCAGATCGATGCCTACAAGCAAAACTACGGCACATACAAGCAGGTAGAGAGCGAGGTGGCCGACACCGACCTGATCAAGGGAAAAATTACTGAAATCGATAACGGTGAACCCAAGGAGAACCTGATCGAGGTTGAAAACGGGATGATCATGCCTTCATACATTAAGGACGAAGAGATCAGGAAGCAGTTTGTAGGTGCCAAGGTTGGCGACACAATCGTTTTCAGCCCCGCGAAAGCCTACGATAACAACGCCGTTGAGATAGCTTCACTGTTGCAGATATCCGAAGAGGATGTGGCCCACGTCAACTCCGACTTCTCCTTCGAGATTCGTGAAGTAACCCGATACGAAGAGGCTACGATGAATCAGGAACTGTTTGACAAGGTGTTGGGTGAAGGGGTGGTTTCAACTGAAGAGGAGTTCAGGACAAAGATCGCCGAACTGTTGAGCAGCCAGTT of the Petrimonas mucosa genome contains:
- a CDS encoding GH92 family glycosyl hydrolase — protein: MKIKSLFFFLLLSVCLAVAQDRSEPVDYVSILVGTQSKFELSNGNTYPAIARPWGMNFWTPQTGKMGDGWVYRYDADKIRGFKQTHQPSPWINDYGQFSIMPVVGKTVFAEDERASWFSHKAEIARPYYYSVYLADHDVTTEITPTERAAIFRFTYPETADANLIIDAFDKGSSVEIIPEKNAVIGYTTRNSGGVPENFKNYFVIVFDKPFQTSFDVRDGAVLKGKADQSHSNHSGAIVKFQTKRGEQIVARVASSFISYDQAWQNLKEVESKSFESVVEEGRQAWNDVLGRIEIEDSNIDNKRTFYSTLYRSTLFPRKFYEIDAQGKVVHYSPYNGQVLPGYMYTDTGFWDTFRSLFPLLNLIYPSVNREIQEGLVNTYKESGFLPEWASPGHRGCMIGNNSASIVADAYLKGLRGYDIETLYEAMIHGTKNVHPEVSSTGRLGHEYYNTLGYVPYDVKINENAARTLEYAYADWTIYRLAKALNRPKEEIDLFAKRSQNYRNLFSPEYNLMRGKNKDGTFQSPFSPTKWGDAFTEGNSWHYTWSVFHDPQGLIDLMGGKRVFVNMLDSVFKMPPVFDDSYYGFPIHEIREMQIMNMGQYAHGNQPIQHMVYLYNYAGEPWKTQYWAREVMDKLYTSAPDGYCGDEDNGQTSAWFVFSAMGFYPVCPGSDEYILGSPLFEKMTVHLENGKSMQINAPGNSKSTRYIEEFRLNGKNYTRNYLRHQDLMDGARINLRMSDKPNTTRGTKSSDFPYSFSNEKR
- a CDS encoding glycoside hydrolase family 125 protein; this encodes MAVTPSWAVERNDRTVRSAKYVSKRPPVSERKFVSKAVEATIARVKPKIKDEKLAWMFENCFPNTLDTTVNFSVRDGMPDTFVITGDIDAMWLRDSSAQVWPYLPLMKDDDRLRQMIAGVIRRQTQCILIDPYANAFYPEPNPKGEWITDKTDMKPEVHERKWEIDSLCYPIRLAYHYWKLTNDRSVFDGDWQKAMVSVLKTFKEQQRKENHGPYSFLRVTDRQLDTLNNGGMGNPVNPVGLIVSSFRPSDDATTFGFLIPSNMFAVTSLRQLEEISGLVTADTRFAQECKSLADEVEAAIRKYAVTHHPNHGEIYAFEVDGFGNYYLMDDANVPSLLAIPYLCGASADDAIYRNTRNYVLSKDNPYFFSGTAGEGIGGPHVGYDMIWPMSIILRAMTSRSDDEIRHCIRMLRDTDADTGFMHESFHKNNPAKFTRSWFAWVNTLFGELILKLEKENKMDLLIC
- a CDS encoding glycoside hydrolase family 76 protein, giving the protein MVGKSTPLSLLVLSTLLLFTTHASPQGGRVLGIGNEMEIAGNILDNILHLYDVPEHGLLSETYPVNPDHKVNYLAEGSVQRQHQEVSFLWPYSGLLSGVVALYANTQEKRYLDLLEERLLPGLEKYRDTTRQPVGYQSYPLFAGHSDRFYDDNVWLALDFCTLYGATQNRKYLDKALEIYEFVYSGWDDNLGGGIYWCEQNRGSKNTCSNAPSAVLCARLYSLTGKEEFLLRAVETYRWTKKNLLDPSDHVYWDNVSLDGKTDKRKYTYNSGEMIEAGVLLYRITGNSTYLEDARKTASGVYRHFTTMEPTVKGDQLFYPDSPWFNVILFRGLKALYLEDGEKRYVQLMIDNAHFAWAHSLDENNLLGKEWNRRSDQRHKWLLDNACMIELFAEIADIVTTN
- a CDS encoding Lrp/AsnC family transcriptional regulator; its protein translation is MAYHDLDELDAKILKLIVNNARTPFLEVARECGVSGAAIHQRVQKLINLGVIKGSEFILDSEKIGYETCAYVGLFLVSPSSFDGVVKELEKIPEVVECYYTTGQYDLLIKVFAKNNKDLLRIIHNQLQPLGLARTETLMCFKEAFRKKLPIDF
- a CDS encoding ISL3 family transposase, which encodes MNSIALFTLALGLEKPWIITKIDIDPSISQLDIHIDFERGSKFLMPDGAYYTAYDSSDHTWQHLNFFQYRCYLHARIPRVKQSDGKTEVQSVPWARKGSGFTLLFEAFSMLLIEKEMPVSSVASTLKVYAQRIWGIFNYWVERAHKKDIPENLTQIGFDETSQKKGHNYITHLVDLNERRVLYACQGKGSDCIEESVKYLESKHVDTTQIEDVCIDMSPSFIAGCTAYLPESQITFDKFHVVKEVNKAMDELRKLERTGNELLKGHKYTFLKKKLSDKLQTEKDILLEMYPKLGQGYWLKEMFEDFWQIKDTEEAESYLAFWCDFAMESKIQPFIRLVNTIKAHWRGIVRYIKSKISNGILEGINSKIQLAKKRARGYRNSRNFINMIYFTCGKLKFDYPQYFI
- a CDS encoding M20 metallopeptidase family protein; the encoded protein is MNIHQNIRQLVDGLFPEIVRHYRYLHQHPELSFHEENTARYIMEFLDAEKIPYRSHIGGNGILAWVTGEKSGDGGGCIALVADMDALPVHERNDVPYRSLTEGVMHACGHDSHTASLMGTVKMVHRLRGEFSGTALFVFQPGEERSPGGASLMLDDGLFCDFKPDLVVKQHAYVDLPAGMVAFQTGTVMASADEVHIRIKGQGGHGALPHELNDTVLAASNVIIALQQVVSRRRDPFQPMTLSFGKFIADGATNVIPSEVILAGSLRCMDENERRRMLGAIPQIIDSVAAAYGCTSEVVIPGGYPCTVSHPDITEKVRLQAVDFLGEAAVATYPVRMTAEDFGFFSQRFPCCFYRFGVAPANGLCGKLHSSTFLIDDKALLTSSSLFAFIVIDTLK
- a CDS encoding DUF1015 domain-containing protein, with protein sequence MAIIKPFKGVRPPKQFVKEVASRPYDVLNSDEARLEAEGNEKSLYRIIKPEIEFPAGKDEHDADVYEKAAENFRLFQEKGWLVQDDKEIYYLYAQTMNGKTQYGLVVGASVEDYINGRIKKHELTRRDKEEDRMKHVRVTDANIEPVFFAYPYNPEIDAIVSRIILQEPEYDFVSADGVGHHFWLIGGDEEINRITGIFATIPYLYIADGHHRSAAAALVGAEKARNNPDHRGDEEYNYFMAVCFPDNQLTIIDYNRVVKDLNGLSPDEFLRKLEKNFVVEPAGTEIPKPRHLHNLSIYLDGRSFSVTAKPGTYNDNDPIGALDVTVTSQLILDDILGIKDLRSDKRIDFVGGIRGLGELKRRVDSGEMALAIALYPVSMKQLMDIADSGNIMPPKTTWFEPKLRSGLVIHKLS
- a CDS encoding DMP19 family protein, which gives rise to MIQIQEQAIIEAAGKGMDAFLNLFTDAYLAALDGNVTAENMEKLNGYQHTLLAFRFFTDEVREGGFVQLIQNGYGGYVFDNPTAKALKLMGAKRLSKILYKAKEIYDGHRSELERDTTEEEFMAMYEQFEQFDELEEKYMEIEEEETSIIASYVDEHIEDFAQVVK